In Leptodesmis sichuanensis A121, the following are encoded in one genomic region:
- a CDS encoding response regulator, producing MSQSTTESPRQIFLVVDDHEAILEGTVPALRREYATAEILTAQDLQTALTQIKLYHPTLIVLDLSIPEQPQTPARSEVGMRFLKMLLESKLAPNILVLSTNIKPLVQLKPSINAYEGGFAAMDKSLPIREMLRLVDVALRGSIYLPLELRARSEFDRRWLEVLTLKYQEGLTDKAIAERMKVSDRTVRNYWVRLQDALGVYDEPDKDLRIQIEIAARRLGLLS from the coding sequence ATGAGTCAGAGCACTACAGAGTCGCCCAGGCAAATCTTTCTGGTTGTGGATGACCATGAGGCCATTCTCGAGGGAACCGTTCCTGCGCTACGTCGAGAATACGCAACCGCAGAAATATTGACGGCTCAAGATTTGCAGACGGCTTTAACGCAAATCAAGCTCTATCACCCAACGCTGATTGTGTTAGATCTGAGTATTCCGGAGCAGCCTCAAACCCCAGCCAGATCGGAAGTGGGCATGCGATTCCTGAAAATGCTGTTGGAAAGCAAGCTGGCTCCCAATATTCTGGTGTTAAGCACCAACATCAAGCCACTGGTACAACTCAAACCCAGCATCAATGCCTATGAAGGTGGGTTTGCTGCAATGGATAAATCCCTGCCGATTCGGGAAATGCTGCGATTAGTAGATGTTGCTCTACGGGGATCGATTTATTTGCCTCTCGAGTTGCGTGCCCGATCGGAATTTGACCGACGCTGGCTGGAAGTGTTAACTCTGAAATATCAGGAAGGCTTGACGGATAAAGCGATCGCCGAACGGATGAAAGTTAGCGATCGTACCGTTCGCAATTACTGGGTGCGTCTACAGGATGCATTGGGCGTTTATGATGAGCCTGATAAGGATCTACGGATTCAAATTGAAATTGCGGCCAGAAGGCTGGGCTTATTGAGCTAG